A stretch of DNA from Dokdonia sp. PRO95:
GCAACACCATCTTTTAACACCAAGTTCTTAGTAGAAACGTCAAATACATCTGTATAATAGTGATCTGTGAGTATGATTCCTTTTTTCGCTTTAAGCGAAATTAAAAACTCTTTTATTTTCTCCTTGTAAAGCGGTTCAATCATAGAAAAAGGCTCGTCCAGCATTAAGAAAGGGTGGTTGAGGTTTGCGACAAGTAGTAATTCTAGATAACGTATTTCTCCCATGGAGAGTAGGCCAGCTTTTCTTGAAGCAATTTTTTCAATAAATGGAGCTCTAAAGATGGTGTCTTGAGCATCACCACTTTCATGAAATAGCGGAATAATATCTCTCACTTTTAAATGCTTGGGTAAGAAACTTTCTTGTGGTAAGTAACCGATAAGTTGCTCAGGTATGATGCTTTTAGGTACAATGGATGTACCATTTATGCTAAGCTCTAAGCGCGTAGGTTTAAGTGTTCCAAAAAGAATTTTAAGAAGTGTAGATTTTCCAGAGCCATTCTTTCCAAAAAGTCCTAAAACATCTTCTGTGCTAAGATTAAAAGATACATCTGTGAGTATATTTTTCCTTCCAAAGTTTTTGTAGAGACCGTGTACGTTAAGTTCATTTTTCATAGAAACGGCAGTACAAATACAGTGAGTATGCAGGCAAGAACAAAGTTTACCGCCCATGCACGTAGTATCAGATAGCGCTTTGTAAAGCCGAGATTATAATACATATAATATTGCTGCTTCTGAAAATATGCAAATGCCAAAACGCCTAAGCCAGTGCCAAAAACTCCAAAAATAATGATGGTGGTAATTATCCCTACAGAGATGCGTTCACTAGCGGAAACGTGAACAAGCCCAAACACTAAGCAAATGCCTGCAGCGTATAAAGTTACATCACGGTAATAGGTCCACATGGATGAAAAGTAAGGAAAGTAATTGTTTTTGCAAATGAGTAATGATGGTTAAAAAGCAGTGATTGTAAGCTTTAAGAATTATTCAAAAACCTAAAGAGCTTTCTTAAGTCATTATCTTCCTTAAAGGATAACTTTTCATCTTTCATAAAGGTTTTCACTGCATTAGACTCATTATCAAATTGATTGATAATAGAAGATTTTTTCAGTTTTATCTTTATTATTTCGTCATCTTGAGAGATGTAATAATTACTATTAATAACTATTTGATCATTTAATTTACCCCTATATGGGTCTGATCCTCTTTGTATAAGCTCTGCTTTGAAGTCTTTTAATAAAGTTTTTCCGTTATAACTTCCTAACTCTTGAAAGAGCACAAATTTATTTTCTATTTTAAAATACTTAACTACGTAAGGACTGTAGTTAATACTTACTCTTTTAATGTCATCAAGTTCAAATATGTACACAGATTTCTCTGATATTTTTGATTCAAATGAACCTTTATCAGCGTTAATGTTGAAGTTTTGCTCTAAGACATATTTTTTGCCATTATTTAACTCAATTACAGCATTATTTTCCCAATTTTCAAATACGTAATATGATCCTTCAACATTAGTTGGCGAAGAAGAAAACATACTCGAACTTCCTGATGCTGTGCCTATAGTATTAGGCGCTCCAGCATTTGATATAGAGGAAAGAGCATTAAAATTAGTCTCGGTAACACTACTTTGTTGTCCAAAGAGCGAAAATGTGGTTAAAATAAATATTGTAGTGACATGTAGGGATAGTATACATTTCATGATTAGATGTTTGCAGTTAAAACATCAATGTAATAAATATAAATAGTTTTACATGAAATATAGACAACATTAACTAATTGAATATAAGCTGTTTATTGATGTTCTTGATTGCTATATTTTATACACTCCCTTACCACCATGTTGCCCTATAACAAAAGCATTAAATTCCTTTAAAAATAATTTTTTATCTAAGGCATGCTTTTCGGCAGTTGCTCTTAGTCCTTTTTTCAGTGCGGCATTTTTCTTAAGAATGGAAACTAAAAACCAAATAAGTATAGCAATTATTAATAATCCTAGTGTGAGCATTGTCATTTCTATAATATTCTTCTCTGAATAAGTAACACGTTTTCCAGCAATAAAAATGCTGTAAATACCAAAAAGTCCAGCTACTGCAAAACCTACGTATCGTACATTATAAGTAGTTTTCATATACAATACATAACTATCAATTTGGGCTTGAAGTTCTTGAGACGGTAGTGTGGATAATATTGGGAATTCTTGTAGGTCAGTATTCATTGTGCTACTTGTTTAATACGTTTTATAATTTCTTTTGCTTGTTTTTTATTGTCAAACTGCCCAAGGCTAAAAGTTCCATTTTTAATAACACTATTAACGTTTGCAACGCTTACTATCTCGTTCTGTATGACAAGTACAAGTTTACGTTCATAAACGACGCCACCTCTTCGCGTGATGGGAA
This window harbors:
- a CDS encoding ATP-binding cassette domain-containing protein, coding for MKNELNVHGLYKNFGRKNILTDVSFNLSTEDVLGLFGKNGSGKSTLLKILFGTLKPTRLELSINGTSIVPKSIIPEQLIGYLPQESFLPKHLKVRDIIPLFHESGDAQDTIFRAPFIEKIASRKAGLLSMGEIRYLELLLVANLNHPFLMLDEPFSMIEPLYKEKIKEFLISLKAKKGIILTDHYYTDVFDVSTKNLVLKDGVAHEVHTSKDLKDFGYLK